A stretch of Henckelia pumila isolate YLH828 chromosome 4, ASM3356847v2, whole genome shotgun sequence DNA encodes these proteins:
- the LOC140866932 gene encoding anthocyanidin 3-O-glucosyltransferase 5-like produces MVGSAIDGSSSSKLHVIILSSPGAGHLIPVLVLANRLAAEHGVRSTVLVVTTAISPESNLVNPPRDEELVEIIRLPPVDISNLVDPSTKVVTQLRLMMREAVPLVRSAVAAMDRRADALFVDLFGSESLQIAVEFNIPKYVYCTSTAWFLALSVYCPILDEKIEGQYVDEPGHLEIPGCKPVRPEDVVDPMLDRGDQQYREYLRMGKEFTFCDGILVNTCEDLEAKTLRAFRENEAMKAVLEPPVYPIGPLTRPAEPSGLKIEPMDWLNKQPNGSVLFVSFGSGGVLSAEQATELAWGLQLSQQRFVWVIRPPTEGGADDAFFTANGRGSSAELYDHYYYLPRGFLDKTKNMGILLPKWGQQVEILAHPSIGGFMSHCGWNSTLESITSGVPMIAWPLYAEQRMNAALLVEELGVAVRPEVLPTKKVVGREEIERMVRTLMEHKDGEAMRDRAQQLKTSATKATNMSHQSMCKILSSIEAKKK; encoded by the coding sequence ATGGTGGGATCAGCCATTGATGGCTCCTCAAGCAGCAAGCTTCACGTCATTATACTCTCCAGTCCCGGCGCCGGACACCTTATCCCTGTTCTTGTCCTCGCCAACCGCCTCGCCGCCGAACACGGTGTCCGCTCCACCGTCCTTGTGGTCACAACCGCCATCTCGCCGGAGTCCAATCTTGTAAACCCCCCAAGAGATGAGGAGCTCGTCGAAATCATCAGACTCCCTCCGGTCGACATTTCAAACCTCGTGGACCCTTCTACCAAAGTGGTGACGCAGCTTCGCTTGATGATGCGGGAGGCCGTGCCGCTCGTCCGGTCGGCGGTGGCCGCCATGGACCGCCGTGCCGACGCCCTGTTCGTGGATCTTTTCGGGAGTGAGTCGCTGCAGATTGCGGTGGAGTTCAACATCCCCAAGTACGTCTACTGTACTTCCACTGCATGGTTTCTTGCCTTGTCCGTGTACTGCCCGATTCTTGACGAGAAAATCGAGGGCCAATACGTGGATGAACCGGGCCACCTGGAGATTCCGGGTTGCAAGCCGGTTCGGCCCGAGGACGTCGTGGACCCGATGCTGGACCGGGGTGATCAACAGTATCGAGAGTATTTAAGAATGGGAAAGGAGTTCACTTTCTGTGATGGGAttcttgtaaacacttgtgaaGATTTGGAGGCCAAAACCCTCCGAGCTTTCAGGGAAAACGAAGCTATGAAAGCCGTGCTCGAACCGCCGGTTTATCCCATCGGTCCATTAACGAGACCGGCGGAACCGAGCGGTCTAAAGATTGAACCGATGGATTGGTTAAACAAGCAGCCTAATGGAAGTGTTTTGTTTGTGTCATTCGGAAGTGGTGGCGTGCTATCGGCCGAGCAAGCCACGGAGCTAGCTTGGGGACTGCAGCTGAGCCAACAGAGGTTTGTGTGGGTGATCCGGCCTCCGACGGAAGGCGGTGCGGATGATGCCTTCTTCACGGCCAACGGAAGAGGGTCGTCGGCGGAATTATATGATCACTACTACTATCTGCCTCGAGGGTTTTTAGACAAGACCAAAAACATGGGAATACTATTGCCTAAATGGGGGCAACAAGTCGAAATCCTGGCGCATCCGTCGATAGGAGGATTCATGTCGCACTGTGGATGGAACTCGACTTTAGAGAGCATCACGAGTGGTGTACCGATGATAGCTTGGCCTCTCTATGCCGAGCAAAGGATGAACGCCGCCTTGTTGGTGGAGGAGCTCGGGGTGGCGGTGCGGCCGGAGGTGTTGCCGACGAAGAAAGTGGTGGGGAGGGAAGAGATAGAGAGGATGGTGAGGACTTTGATGGAGCACAAAGATGGGGAAGCCATGAGGGATAGGGCTCAACAATTGAAAACTAGTGCTACAAAGGCCACTAATATGTCTCACCAATCGATGTGCAAAATACTGTCAAGCATTGAGGCCAAAAAGAAATAA